The following coding sequences lie in one Zingiber officinale cultivar Zhangliang chromosome 2B, Zo_v1.1, whole genome shotgun sequence genomic window:
- the LOC122048673 gene encoding uncharacterized protein LOC122048673, with the protein MATDQRKFLLVAVDYFSKWVEAELLAKITEQMRLREWCEGYGIQQAFTSVAYPQSNGQAEVTNREILRVLCARLDHMGGSWVDELPSVLWALRMMPKEGTGLIPFHLVYGSEAVIPVKVRLESDKVQHYDEGNAERRLLEMDLEDESRAKVTV; encoded by the exons atggcaaCCGATCAACGGAAGTTCCTGCTCgtcgcggtggactacttctccaaatgggtcgaagccgAGCTCCTAGCCAAgataactgagcagatg aggctcagggagtggtgcgaaggATATGGTATCCAGCAGGCCTTCACTTCCGTGGCTTATCCGCAGAGCAACGGGCAAGcagaagtcaccaatcgggaaaTCCTCCGAGTCTtgtgcgctcggctcgaccatatgggaggcagctgggtcgatgagctcccgAGCGTGCTGTGGGCCCTCCGCATGATGCCAAAGGAGGGGACCGGTCTGATCccattccacctggtgtatggaagCGAAGCGGTCATCCCTGTCAAGGTCAGATTAGAGTCCGATAAGGTGCAGcattatgatgaaggcaacgccgagcggaggctttTAGAGATGGACTTGGAGGACGAATCACGCGCCAAAGTAACCGTTTAG